The following coding sequences are from one Haploplasma axanthum window:
- the mgtE gene encoding magnesium transporter, whose translation MEIREYIDNKQFKKAYNEFIKLHPHDQSEVLNELDFIDQVRLLNYLKDSELSEVLSYLDPEDGAKLITELDISRQKNIFDQMEIDDAVDILDELDSEDQSAILDVLDEKAEYQKLLNYEDDEAGALMTFEFVEIKSQIDVKDAMKMLIAKAPDVESISTLFLVNENKKYLGTVKLNELIKAKSPLIVDTLLIQAPSVKDKDDIDLVIHQMREYGLYEIAVCNDEDILIGIITLDDAIEAYEEEAIEDFAKLAAINDTEEKSIIKTALHRLPWLVILLLATIPIALASSMFEEVILSVSILSLFQPLILDASGDVATQTLAVTLRKLNQSDGATFTDGKKEILTGVINGLILGLTSAIITYFLAVILKMDEPIMVSLVVGIALLLSVIIGPILGFLIPVVLNKFKIDPAVASGPFITTLVDILSLIIFFGLATLLLGVA comes from the coding sequence ATGGAAATTAGAGAATATATTGATAATAAACAATTTAAGAAAGCATATAATGAATTTATAAAACTACACCCCCATGACCAGTCAGAAGTTTTAAACGAATTAGATTTTATTGATCAAGTAAGACTATTAAACTACCTAAAGGATAGTGAATTATCAGAGGTATTGTCATATTTAGATCCTGAGGATGGAGCTAAATTAATTACAGAACTTGATATATCAAGACAAAAAAATATTTTTGATCAAATGGAAATTGATGATGCTGTTGATATTCTTGATGAATTAGATAGTGAAGATCAAAGCGCCATTTTAGATGTTTTAGATGAAAAAGCTGAATATCAAAAACTACTTAATTATGAAGATGATGAAGCAGGAGCATTGATGACTTTTGAATTTGTAGAAATAAAAAGTCAAATTGATGTGAAAGATGCAATGAAAATGTTAATTGCTAAAGCTCCAGATGTTGAGAGTATTAGTACTCTTTTTCTTGTTAACGAGAATAAAAAATATTTAGGAACTGTAAAATTAAATGAACTTATAAAAGCTAAATCACCATTAATTGTTGATACATTATTAATTCAAGCACCTTCAGTAAAAGACAAAGATGATATTGATTTAGTGATTCATCAGATGCGTGAATATGGATTATATGAGATTGCTGTTTGTAATGATGAGGATATTTTAATTGGAATTATTACCTTAGATGATGCAATTGAAGCCTATGAAGAAGAAGCTATTGAAGACTTTGCTAAACTTGCAGCGATTAATGATACAGAAGAGAAAAGTATTATTAAAACTGCATTACATCGGTTACCTTGGCTAGTTATTTTACTTCTTGCGACTATTCCAATTGCACTAGCATCTTCAATGTTTGAAGAGGTTATCTTATCAGTAAGTATTTTGTCATTATTTCAACCATTAATTCTTGATGCTTCTGGAGATGTTGCTACTCAAACACTTGCAGTCACACTAAGAAAACTTAATCAATCAGATGGAGCGACATTTACAGATGGTAAAAAAGAAATATTAACTGGTGTTATAAATGGATTAATACTAGGGTTAACATCAGCAATAATAACTTACTTTTTAGCTGTTATTCTTAAAATGGATGAACCAATTATGGTTTCATTAGTTGTAGGAATTGCACTCCTTTTATCAGTTATTATTGGTCCAATTCTTGGATTTTTAATTCCTGTAGTTTTAAACAAATTTAAAATAGATCCAGCAGTTGCTTCAGGACCATTTATAACTACTTTAGTTGATATATTAAGCCTTATAATTTTCTTTGGGCTTGCAACACTATTGTTGGGGGTGGCATAA
- a CDS encoding ABC transporter ATP-binding protein, giving the protein MHRIKSPHTKVKKGTMRRLLQYVLKVHKFKVILVLLFMVIATLSNVAATYLVQNVVKEVQSIIDIGSNDLTKIIKTILTMVLLYGVNIVLSYTYSRIMVDVSQDTLIRLRNDLFTHMTSLPIQYYDKNTHGDLMSRFTNDVDATRQMISQSLPQLFVSALTLIGYLTAMFITSYILAFITIFVTLSLLIVIRLLIKRSRKYFVKQQISVGKGTGYIEEMIEGQKVVKVYRHEKEAINNFNVLNDDLYQNTLKASINSGMLIPITVSIGYLGFSITAIVGAILFSVSMITIPKIVSFLLFTRNFTGPLNQMSQQANFIGLAMAGAGRIFDVLDEKSEVDNGKIILVNAKYENNQLSETSEKTNIWAWKNIETNELIRLNGDVRFTDVNFGYSDDKMVLKDVTLYAKPGQKIAFVGATGAGKTTITNLINRFYDIQSGTITYDGIDIKEISKKDLRRSLGIVLQDTNLFTKTVMENIRYGNLEATDEEVINSSKLANAHEFIMKLPNGYQTILTDNGSNLSQGQRQLLSIARVAVANPPVLILDEATSSIDTYTEKLIQNGMDKLMDGRTVFVIAHRLSTIKNAKAIIVLDYGRIIERGNHNDLIESKGRYYQLYTGVFELE; this is encoded by the coding sequence TAGTTCAAAATGTTGTTAAAGAAGTTCAAAGTATTATTGATATAGGAAGTAATGACTTAACAAAAATAATTAAAACAATACTTACAATGGTTTTATTATATGGTGTAAATATTGTCTTATCATATACTTATTCGAGAATTATGGTTGATGTAAGCCAAGATACTTTAATTAGACTTAGAAATGATTTATTTACTCATATGACATCATTACCAATCCAATACTATGATAAAAATACTCATGGTGATTTAATGAGTAGATTTACAAATGACGTAGATGCCACAAGACAAATGATTTCACAAAGTCTACCACAATTATTTGTTTCAGCATTAACATTAATAGGATATTTAACAGCAATGTTCATTACATCTTATATACTAGCTTTTATTACAATATTTGTGACTTTAAGTCTCTTAATCGTGATTAGACTCTTAATAAAAAGAAGTCGTAAATATTTTGTTAAACAACAAATATCTGTAGGTAAAGGAACTGGATATATTGAAGAAATGATTGAAGGTCAAAAAGTTGTTAAAGTATATCGTCATGAGAAAGAAGCAATCAATAATTTTAATGTTTTAAATGATGATTTATACCAAAATACTCTAAAAGCATCAATCAATTCAGGGATGTTAATTCCTATAACTGTAAGTATTGGTTATTTAGGATTCTCAATTACAGCAATAGTTGGGGCTATTTTATTTTCAGTATCAATGATAACAATACCAAAGATTGTTTCGTTCTTGCTATTTACACGAAACTTTACTGGACCATTAAATCAAATGTCACAACAAGCTAATTTTATTGGTTTAGCAATGGCAGGTGCTGGAAGAATTTTTGATGTTCTAGATGAGAAAAGTGAAGTTGATAATGGAAAAATTATTCTTGTTAATGCTAAGTATGAAAATAATCAATTAAGTGAAACAAGTGAAAAAACAAATATTTGGGCATGGAAAAATATTGAGACTAACGAACTAATTAGACTTAATGGTGATGTAAGATTTACTGATGTTAATTTTGGATATAGTGATGATAAAATGGTATTAAAAGATGTAACATTGTATGCGAAACCAGGTCAAAAAATTGCATTTGTTGGAGCAACAGGTGCAGGTAAAACTACAATAACAAACCTAATAAATCGTTTTTATGATATTCAAAGTGGAACAATAACATATGATGGTATTGATATTAAAGAAATATCTAAAAAAGATTTAAGAAGATCACTAGGAATTGTTCTTCAAGATACAAATCTATTTACAAAAACTGTTATGGAAAATATTAGATATGGTAACTTAGAGGCAACTGATGAAGAAGTAATTAATTCTTCAAAATTAGCTAATGCACATGAATTTATTATGAAATTACCTAATGGTTATCAAACAATTTTGACAGATAATGGTTCTAATCTTTCACAAGGTCAAAGACAATTACTTTCAATTGCGAGAGTTGCTGTTGCTAATCCACCAGTATTGATTTTAGATGAAGCAACTTCATCAATTGATACTTACACTGAAAAATTGATTCAAAATGGTATGGATAAATTAATGGATGGAAGAACAGTATTTGTTATTGCACATAGATTATCGACAATTAAAAATGCTAAAGCAATAATAGTTCTAGATTATGGAAGAATAATTGAAAGAGGAAATCACAATGATTTGATTGAATCTAAAGGAAGATATTATCAACTATATACAGGAGTATTTGAATTAGAATAA